A window from Primulina eburnea isolate SZY01 chromosome 2, ASM2296580v1, whole genome shotgun sequence encodes these proteins:
- the LOC140822834 gene encoding inositol transporter 1, with product MTIELLPASSGYLNDGGENGGRRITYFSNSYVLGLTMVAGIGGLLFGYDTGVISGALLYIKEEFEEVNGSSFLQETIVSMALVGAMIGAAGGGWINDHYGRKKATIFADLVFIVGSIVMAAAPNAYVLIAGRFLVGLGIGVASVTAPVYIAEASPSEIRGGLVSTNVLMITGGQFLSYLVNIAFTEVPGTWRWMLGVSALPAIVQFSLIIFLPESPRWLYMKKDKSEAIIVLSKIYDPHRLEKEVDQLAAALREEQEKSNNVSYIDVIKLKELRLAFLAGAGMQAFQQFTGINTVMYYSPTIVQMAGFHSNQLALLLSLIVAAMNALGTVLGIYLIDHVGRRKLALSSLCGVTISLIVLAVAFFFQSTDPVNGFYGWIAVVGLALYIAFFSPGMGPVPWTVNSEIYPEAYRGLCGGMSATVNWISNLIVAQSFLSLAEAVGTGQTFLILAGVAVVAFIFVVLFVPETKGLSFEEVDKIWKERARGHDCSEEPLLETGNNR from the exons ATGACGATAGAGTTATTGCCAGCGAGTTCAGGATATTTGAATGATGGCGGAGAAAACGGGGGCAGGAGGATCACCTATTTCAGCAACTCTTATGTGCTGGGACTGACTATGGTTGCTGGTATCGGCGGTCTTCTTTTTGGATATGACACTGGAGTTATTTCTGGAGCCCTTTTGTATATAAAAGAGGAATTCGAGGAAGTTAATGGGAGTAGTTTTTTACAGGAGACAATTGTCAGCATGGCTTTGGTTGGTGCCATGATTGGAGCTGCTGGAGGTGGTTGGATTAATGATCATTACGGGCGTAAGAAAGCTACCATCTTTGCTGATTTAGTGTTTATTGTTGGATCCATAGTCATGGCTGCTGCTCCCAATGCTTATGTTCTTATCGCGGGACGATTCTTGGTTGGATTGGGTATCGGTGTAGCATCTGTTACGGCTCCTGTATATATTGCCGAGGCTTCTCCGTCAGAAATTAGGGGTGGCCTCGTCAGTACCAATGTGCTGATGATTACTGGTGGACAGTTTCTTTCTTACCTTGTGAACATTGCTTTTACAGAG GTTCCAGGCACATGGCGGTGGATGCTTGGAGTATCTGCATTGCCTGCTATTGTACAATTTTCTCTTATTATATTTTTGCCCGAGTCTCCACGGTGGCTTTACATGAAGAAGGATAAATCTGAAGCCATTATTGTGCTTTCTAAAATTTATGATCCACATCGGTTAGAAAAGGAGGTAGATCAGCTTGCTGCTGCACTTCGGGAAGAGCAAGAGAAAAGCAACAATGTCAGTTACATTGACGTTATCAAATTAAAGGAATTAAGACTTGCTTTTTTGGCTGGAGCAGGTATGCAGGCCTTTCAACAATTTACGGGAATCAACACAGTTATGTACTACAGCCCAACAATTGTGCAAATGGCTGGCTTTCATTCGAATCAATTAGCACTTCTTCTATCTCTCATAGTTGCGGCCATGAATGCCCTTGGTACAGTTCTTGGAATATACCTCATTGATCATGTTGGTCGCAGGAAGTTAGCTCTAAGTAGTTTGTGTGGAGTAACCATATCTCTTATTGTCCTTGCTGTGGCATTTTTCTTTCAATCAACGGATCCTGTAAATGGGTTTTATGGTTGGATTGCAGTTGTGGGTTTGGCTCTTTACATCGCATTTTTTTCACCTGGAATGGGCCCTGTCCCTTGGACAGTTAATTCAGAAATATATCCAGAGGCCTACCGTGGACTTTGTGGTGGCATGTCTGCCACAGTGAACTGGATATCGAATCTGATAGTAGCTCAAAGTTTTTTGTCCTTAGCTGAAGCTGTGGGTACTGGCCAAACTTTCTTGATACTTGCTGGAGTGGCTGTTGTCGCATTTATATTTGTCGTTCTTTTTGTGCCTGAGACAAAGGGATTGTCATTTGAGGAAGTGGACAAAATCTGGAAGGAGAGAGCTCGGGGCCATGACTGTAGTGAAGAACCACTGCTGGAAACTGGAAACAACCGTTGA